A part of Oncorhynchus clarkii lewisi isolate Uvic-CL-2024 chromosome 17, UVic_Ocla_1.0, whole genome shotgun sequence genomic DNA contains:
- the LOC139371032 gene encoding thiol S-methyltransferase TMT1A-like encodes MTCFMNLFTFIFKVVTLPLQLMEVVGIYGIYKRFFPFLIYKISFTYNKKMNDKKKDLFSNLSEFTKGNGPLRILEIGCGSGANFEFYPSGCKVVCTDPNPHFEKYLQKSMAVNDHLTFERFVVASGEDMGAVKDDSVDVVVCTLVLCSVNNIPRTLQEAHRILRPGGALYFLEHVVADPSSWTYFFQHVLQPIWYYFGDGCEVVRSTWKHLETAGFSELKLRHIEAPLNFMIKPHIIGYAVK; translated from the exons ATGACttgttttatgaatttatttacgTTTATTTTCAAGGTAGTAACGTTGCCACTACAATTAATGGAAGTGGTTGGCATATATGGCATCTACAAGCGTTTCTTTCCATTTCTAATTTACAAGATATCTTTCACCTACAACAAGAAAATGAACGACAAAAAGAAGGATCTTTTCAGCAATCTCTCAGAGTTCACCAAAGGCAATGGCCCGCTTCGCATTTTGGAGATCGGTTGCGGAAGCGGGGCTAACTTTGAATTCTACCCGTCTGGTTGCAAGGTGGTTTGCACCGACCCCAATCCTCACTTCGAGAAGTATCTACAAAAAAGTATGGCTGTCAATGATCACCTAACATTTGAAAGATTTGTGGTCGCTTCCGGAGAGGACATGGGGGCAGTGAAAGATGACTCTGTGGACGTTGTCGTCTGCACGCTGGTGCTGTGTTCTGTCAACAACATACCGCGAACATTGCAGGAGGCGCATCGCATATTGAGGCCT GGTGGTGCTCTGTACTTTTTAGAGCATGTAGTGGCAGACCCATCCTCTTGGACATACTTCTTCCAGCACGTCCTCCAGCCGATATGGTACTACTTTGGGGATGGATGTGAAGTAGTCAGGTCGACATGGAAACATCTGGAGACTGCTGGGTTCTCTGAGCTCAAACTGAGGCACATCGAGGCACCACTCAACTTCATGATCAAACCACATATTATAGGCTATGCTGTCAAGTAA